One genomic region from Cellulomonas fengjieae encodes:
- a CDS encoding ABC transporter substrate-binding protein, giving the protein MRLHHGMRLAAVVAATALLATACSSGDDGGSDDTESAGGKVELTFWTWAPGMDEVAAAWNAANPDIQVTVNKQDGGDPAVTKLLTAIKAGSGAPDIFQTEYQKIPTLVSSDALLDIADVLPEGTADHFADGTWESVTLGSDAVYGVPQDSGPMELYYRADIFEQYGLEVPTTWEQYAQVAEQLHTADPTKYLGTFSATDAGWFTGLAQQAGASWWGIDGDAWSVEIDAEPTQKVAQYWGDLVERGVIDNKPMYTPEWNAALNDGTQAAWVSAIWAPGVLEGNAPDTVGKWAMAPLPQWNEGDEATGNWGGSASSVTSQSKHPEEAAEFIAWMNTSQEGVNILAQEGGLYPADIPGQAEALAAPPAFFPNQADFYTVASQIAETVQPFTYGPNVNVAFSAYNDEFAKAAESRKASAFVDAVAKMQSTTLGDLENAGFTVTE; this is encoded by the coding sequence ATGCGCCTGCACCATGGCATGAGGCTCGCGGCCGTCGTCGCGGCGACGGCCCTGCTCGCCACCGCGTGCTCGTCGGGGGACGACGGTGGTTCGGACGACACCGAGAGCGCCGGCGGGAAGGTCGAGCTGACGTTCTGGACCTGGGCGCCCGGGATGGACGAGGTCGCTGCGGCCTGGAACGCGGCCAACCCGGACATCCAGGTGACCGTCAACAAGCAGGACGGTGGCGACCCGGCGGTCACCAAGCTGCTGACCGCCATCAAGGCCGGCTCGGGAGCCCCGGACATCTTCCAGACCGAGTACCAGAAGATCCCCACGCTGGTCTCGTCGGACGCACTCCTGGACATCGCGGACGTCCTGCCCGAGGGCACGGCCGACCACTTCGCCGACGGCACCTGGGAGTCGGTGACCCTCGGCAGCGACGCCGTGTACGGCGTGCCGCAGGACTCCGGCCCCATGGAGCTGTACTACCGGGCCGACATCTTCGAGCAGTACGGCCTGGAGGTCCCGACGACGTGGGAGCAGTACGCCCAGGTCGCCGAGCAGCTGCACACCGCCGACCCGACCAAGTACCTCGGCACCTTCTCCGCGACCGACGCCGGCTGGTTCACCGGCCTGGCGCAGCAGGCCGGCGCCTCGTGGTGGGGCATCGACGGTGATGCCTGGTCGGTCGAGATCGACGCCGAGCCGACGCAGAAGGTCGCGCAGTACTGGGGCGACCTGGTGGAGCGGGGCGTCATCGACAACAAGCCGATGTACACCCCCGAGTGGAACGCGGCCCTCAACGACGGCACGCAGGCGGCCTGGGTCTCCGCGATCTGGGCGCCCGGGGTGCTGGAGGGCAACGCCCCCGACACCGTGGGCAAGTGGGCCATGGCGCCGCTGCCGCAGTGGAACGAGGGTGACGAGGCCACCGGCAACTGGGGCGGCTCGGCGTCGTCCGTGACGTCGCAGTCGAAGCACCCCGAGGAGGCCGCGGAGTTCATCGCCTGGATGAACACCAGCCAGGAGGGCGTCAACATCCTGGCCCAGGAGGGGGGTCTGTACCCGGCCGACATCCCCGGTCAGGCCGAGGCGCTCGCGGCGCCGCCCGCGTTCTTCCCCAACCAGGCGGACTTCTACACCGTGGCGTCGCAGATCGCCGAGACGGTGCAGCCGTTCACCTACGGCCCGAACGTCAACGTCGCCTTCTCGGCGTACAACGACGAGTTCGCCAAGGCCGCGGAGTCCCGGAAGGCCTCGGCGTTCGTGGACGCGGTCGCCAAGATGCAGAGCACCACGCTCGGCGACCTCGAGAACGCCGGGTTCACCGTCACCGAGTGA
- a CDS encoding carbohydrate ABC transporter permease, translating into MASTLTSSPASVRRPAGPPAPRPRRVRPSVLSTAVLLVGAAYCLLPVVWVLTASSKSAAELFTTFTFAPSTHLWENVQDLSAYRGGLYWRWMLNTALYAGVGALLSTVVSAMAGYGLAKFSFTGKELIFNIILAGVLVPGVILAIPQYLLLAEVGLTNTYWSVLLPSIISPYGIYLARIYAASSVPDDIVEAARTDGAREWRIFTGISVPMMVPGLVTVFLFQFVGIWNNYMLPFIMLGDDKLFPITVGLSGLLNQGASQPAMYTSVITGALLSIIPLAALFLTLQRYWQVDLAAGAVKA; encoded by the coding sequence ATGGCCTCGACCCTGACCTCGTCGCCCGCGTCGGTGCGCCGCCCCGCCGGCCCGCCGGCACCGCGCCCGCGACGGGTGCGTCCGTCGGTCCTGTCCACCGCGGTGCTGCTCGTCGGCGCCGCCTACTGCCTGCTGCCCGTGGTCTGGGTGCTGACCGCCTCGTCGAAGAGCGCGGCCGAGCTGTTCACCACGTTCACGTTCGCACCCTCGACCCACCTGTGGGAGAACGTCCAGGACCTGTCCGCCTACCGCGGCGGCCTCTACTGGCGCTGGATGCTCAACACGGCGCTCTACGCGGGCGTCGGCGCCCTGCTGTCGACGGTGGTGTCCGCGATGGCGGGCTACGGCCTGGCCAAGTTCTCGTTCACCGGCAAGGAGCTCATCTTCAACATCATCCTGGCCGGGGTGCTGGTGCCGGGCGTCATCCTGGCGATCCCGCAGTACCTGCTGCTGGCCGAGGTGGGGCTGACCAACACCTACTGGTCGGTGCTGCTGCCCAGCATCATCAGCCCGTACGGCATCTACCTCGCGCGCATCTACGCCGCGTCGTCGGTGCCGGACGACATCGTCGAGGCGGCCCGCACCGACGGCGCCCGGGAGTGGCGGATCTTCACCGGGATCTCGGTGCCGATGATGGTGCCCGGCCTGGTCACCGTGTTCCTGTTCCAGTTCGTCGGCATCTGGAACAACTACATGCTGCCGTTCATCATGCTCGGCGACGACAAGCTGTTCCCGATCACCGTCGGCCTGTCGGGCCTGCTCAACCAGGGGGCGTCGCAGCCCGCGATGTACACCTCGGTGATCACCGGGGCCCTGCTGTCGATCATCCCGCTGGCCGCGCTGTTCCTGACGCTGCAGCGCTACTGGCAGGTCGACCTGGCCGCCGGTGCGGTCAAGGCCTGA
- a CDS encoding RNA polymerase sigma factor: MPSRTPSTPNGETTLSPDAPPDDTDPAEAGASGPDPSHDAVWFEALVRQHATAVHRFVVRRAGRDEAEDLAADVLTVAWRRRADVPDGAELPWLYRTAGFVVANHRRKGRPVPVGDVPEELDSDDPAVRAVQEERVREVLGALSPRDREILLLNAWEGLSGEELAHVLGIGRGGADAALSRARARLREVWAAAEA; the protein is encoded by the coding sequence GTGCCGTCGCGGACACCGAGCACGCCGAACGGCGAGACCACCCTCTCGCCCGACGCCCCGCCGGACGACACGGACCCGGCGGAGGCCGGCGCGTCCGGTCCCGACCCGTCGCACGACGCCGTCTGGTTCGAGGCGCTCGTCCGGCAGCACGCCACCGCGGTGCACCGGTTCGTCGTGCGGCGCGCCGGCCGTGACGAGGCGGAGGACCTGGCCGCCGACGTGCTCACGGTGGCTTGGCGGCGCCGGGCCGACGTCCCGGACGGCGCCGAGCTGCCCTGGCTGTACCGCACGGCCGGCTTCGTCGTCGCGAACCACCGTCGCAAGGGTCGCCCTGTCCCGGTCGGCGACGTGCCCGAGGAGCTCGACTCCGACGACCCCGCGGTCCGGGCGGTCCAGGAGGAGCGCGTCCGCGAGGTGCTGGGCGCCCTCAGCCCGCGGGACCGGGAGATCCTGCTGCTCAACGCGTGGGAGGGCCTGTCCGGCGAGGAGCTCGCCCACGTGCTCGGCATCGGCCGCGGCGGCGCGGACGCCGCGCTGAGCCGCGCCCGGGCCCGCCTCCGTGAGGTCTGGGCGGCCGCCGAGGCCTGA
- a CDS encoding carbohydrate ABC transporter permease, producing MVLFTLFLALPIGYAFYLSLRTVKVSGLGLGKGARTEVWAGLDNYARALSSPDFVASVGRVAVYGLVLVPTMLGLALLFALLLDSRRTRATGFSRTSIFLPYAVPAVIASLLWGFLYLPRVSPFYYVFDRLGWEVPDILAPGLVTFGIANIGLWGGVGFNMVVIYTALKAIPTELYEAARLDGASEVATALRIKIPIVMPSLILTFLFSMIATLQVFAEPMTLRPLTNTISTTWSPLMLVYRDAFTRGDIYSAAATSVVIAVATFALSFGFLRLVQGRAFSQENN from the coding sequence ATGGTCCTGTTCACGCTGTTCCTCGCGCTGCCCATCGGGTACGCGTTCTACCTGAGCCTGCGCACGGTCAAGGTCAGCGGCCTGGGACTGGGCAAGGGCGCGCGCACCGAGGTCTGGGCCGGCCTCGACAACTACGCGCGTGCGCTCTCGTCTCCCGACTTCGTCGCCTCGGTCGGCCGGGTCGCCGTGTACGGCCTCGTCCTCGTGCCGACGATGCTCGGCCTCGCGCTGCTGTTCGCCCTGCTGCTCGACTCGCGCCGCACCCGCGCCACGGGGTTCTCGCGGACCTCGATCTTCCTGCCGTACGCGGTGCCCGCCGTGATCGCGTCGCTGCTGTGGGGCTTCCTCTACCTGCCGCGGGTGAGCCCGTTCTACTACGTGTTCGACCGGCTCGGGTGGGAGGTCCCCGACATCCTGGCGCCGGGCCTGGTGACGTTCGGGATCGCGAACATCGGCCTGTGGGGCGGGGTCGGCTTCAACATGGTCGTCATCTACACCGCGCTCAAGGCGATCCCGACCGAGCTGTACGAGGCGGCGCGGCTGGACGGTGCCTCGGAGGTGGCGACCGCGCTGCGGATCAAGATCCCGATCGTCATGCCGTCCCTGATCCTCACGTTCCTGTTCTCGATGATCGCGACCCTGCAGGTGTTCGCCGAGCCGATGACGCTGCGGCCCCTGACCAACACGATCTCCACCACGTGGAGCCCGCTGATGCTCGTCTACCGCGACGCCTTCACGCGCGGCGACATCTACTCCGCCGCGGCGACGTCCGTGGTGATCGCCGTGGCCACGTTCGCGCTCTCGTTCGGCTTCCTGCGCCTGGTGCAGGGGCGTGCCTTCAGCCAGGAGAACAACTGA
- a CDS encoding beta-galactosidase, translating into MPDYPWPLGLDGIAYGGDYNPEQWPQEVWAQDVALMREAGVNLVSIGIFSWALLEPTEGVFEFGWLDGLIDLLHENGIRVDLGTPTASPPAWFFATYPDARIVTRDGTVLGFGSRGLAGPSHPAYLRASTRIASELAQRYGRHPAVALWHVHNEYGAPVGEDYSASAAVAFRGWLQERYGSLDALNDAWGTAFWGQRYGSWDHVNPPSVAPSVVNPAQRLDFARFSDHALRQAFVAERDAIRAHSDIPVTTNFQAGSCPSIDLWKWAREVDVVSNDHYLTAADERGHVQLAFVADLTRSVAQGRPWMLMEHSTSAVNWQPRNVAKRAGEMARNAFSHLGRGADAILFFQWRASRSGAEKFHSAMLPHAGTSSRVWREVVTLGADLQRLTPVLGSRVHADVAILWDWESFWAQDLEWRPSVDLDHRERVMAYYDRLWRDGLTVDFVLPDADLAPYRLVLAPASYLLSTAASENLTRYVAGGGTLLTSYFSAIVDESDAVHVGGYGAPLRDALGLTVEEFLPLREGGRVHLDNGLVARTWTEDLALEGARVVSAYADGPAAGRPAITRHQHGDGVGWYVSTALDADALETVMAPVYADAGLAPSGLPDEVEVVRRHGADADYVIAINHGDEPVAIPADGVLLLTGDVAHGSVKVPAGGVVVVEEGRTS; encoded by the coding sequence ATGCCTGACTACCCCTGGCCTCTCGGCCTCGACGGGATCGCCTACGGCGGCGACTACAACCCGGAGCAGTGGCCGCAGGAGGTCTGGGCGCAGGACGTGGCCCTCATGCGCGAGGCCGGCGTCAACCTGGTCAGCATCGGGATCTTCTCCTGGGCCCTGCTCGAGCCGACCGAGGGCGTCTTCGAGTTCGGCTGGCTGGACGGGCTGATCGACCTGCTGCACGAGAACGGCATCCGGGTCGACCTGGGAACGCCGACGGCGTCGCCGCCCGCCTGGTTCTTCGCCACCTACCCGGACGCGCGGATCGTCACGCGCGACGGCACCGTCCTGGGCTTCGGGTCACGCGGCCTGGCCGGCCCGAGCCACCCCGCCTACCTGCGCGCGTCCACCCGGATCGCCTCCGAGCTGGCGCAGCGCTACGGCCGGCACCCCGCGGTCGCGCTCTGGCACGTGCACAACGAGTACGGCGCACCCGTGGGTGAGGACTACTCGGCGTCCGCCGCGGTCGCGTTCCGCGGATGGCTGCAGGAGCGCTACGGCTCGCTCGACGCGCTCAACGACGCGTGGGGAACGGCGTTCTGGGGTCAGCGCTACGGGTCGTGGGACCACGTGAACCCGCCGTCGGTAGCCCCCAGTGTGGTCAACCCCGCGCAGCGCCTCGACTTCGCCCGGTTCAGCGACCACGCCCTGCGGCAGGCGTTCGTCGCCGAGCGCGACGCCATCCGTGCGCACTCCGACATCCCGGTCACCACCAACTTCCAGGCGGGGTCGTGCCCGTCGATCGACCTGTGGAAGTGGGCCCGTGAGGTGGACGTCGTCTCCAACGACCACTACCTCACGGCCGCCGACGAGCGCGGCCACGTGCAGCTGGCCTTCGTCGCCGACCTCACGCGGTCCGTCGCGCAGGGCCGGCCGTGGATGCTCATGGAGCACTCGACGTCGGCGGTCAACTGGCAGCCCCGCAACGTCGCCAAGCGCGCCGGGGAGATGGCCCGCAACGCGTTCAGCCACCTCGGGCGCGGGGCCGACGCGATCCTGTTCTTCCAGTGGCGCGCCTCGCGCTCGGGTGCGGAGAAGTTCCACTCCGCGATGCTGCCGCACGCGGGCACGTCGTCGCGGGTGTGGCGCGAGGTGGTGACGCTCGGCGCGGACCTGCAGCGGCTCACCCCGGTGCTGGGCTCCCGCGTGCACGCCGACGTCGCGATCCTGTGGGACTGGGAGTCGTTCTGGGCGCAGGACCTCGAGTGGCGCCCGAGCGTGGACCTCGACCACCGCGAGCGCGTCATGGCGTACTACGACCGGCTGTGGCGCGACGGGCTCACCGTGGACTTCGTCCTGCCGGACGCCGACCTGGCGCCGTACCGGCTCGTCCTGGCCCCGGCCTCCTACCTGCTCAGCACCGCCGCCAGCGAGAACCTGACGCGGTACGTGGCCGGCGGCGGCACGCTGCTCACCTCGTACTTCTCCGCGATCGTCGACGAGTCCGACGCGGTGCACGTGGGCGGGTACGGCGCTCCCCTGCGCGACGCGCTGGGCCTGACCGTCGAGGAGTTCCTGCCGCTGCGCGAGGGCGGCCGGGTGCACCTCGACAACGGTCTCGTCGCCAGGACCTGGACCGAGGACCTGGCCCTCGAGGGTGCGCGGGTGGTCTCCGCCTACGCGGACGGCCCCGCCGCCGGCCGACCCGCGATCACCCGGCACCAGCACGGCGACGGCGTCGGGTGGTACGTGTCGACGGCGCTCGACGCCGACGCGCTCGAGACCGTCATGGCCCCCGTCTACGCCGACGCCGGGCTGGCCCCCAGCGGGCTCCCCGACGAGGTCGAGGTGGTCCGCCGGCACGGCGCCGACGCCGACTACGTGATCGCCATCAACCACGGCGACGAGCCCGTCGCGATCCCCGCCGACGGCGTCCTGCTGCTCACCGGCGACGTCGCGCACGGGTCGGTCAAGGTCCCCGCGGGCGGCGTCGTCGTCGTCGAGGAGGGCCGCACCAGCTGA
- a CDS encoding glycosyl hydrolase 53 family protein → MRVHARFWWSCAAALGTVLALTAGSPPPAPVPAADPTPGVVDNAGFEQGLTGWTVTGTGAAVESGGRDGSRLTHWSASRYRVSTSQRVEGLADGWWTVSAWVKSGGLDATSLRLTGCGVDDATTLPGTLQDDAWVRLSVSAYVVGGACTISVDTDGPANAWASVDDVSLAPGQVTRAIRGGDLSGLAKNEDAGATYASATGAPGDPVRLLADAGMNLGRLKVWVDPADGYNEVTHVVATAKRIKAAGMALMVDFHYSDRWTDPGAQGVPAAWATHDAAQLAVDVHDHTVEVLTALKSAGITADYVQVGNEINPGMLWPWGQTWDVDPSDDVPGAQWDNLAAFLTAGHDAVKEVSPTTRTILHLTNINNGIGSLTWWFDEVTARGVPFDVIGLSYYGYWHGSLADLQEAVTTLSDRYDRDVVVVETAYPFTLDDDTPAWENILNTPDELVAGYPATPAGQASALRAVQDVVASAPGGRGLGTVYWEPAWTSVAGNGWDPADPTSGNAWENQAMFGFDGRLLPVAAELQADPVAPAARAASTTSLRVARGRGQHAAATVAHVSVRAGRTAPTGLVVVRDGGVEVGRALLRARDRGAVDVRLGPLPRGTHVLTAQYAGDLSVLGSTSRPLTVRR, encoded by the coding sequence ATGAGGGTTCATGCACGGTTCTGGTGGTCCTGCGCCGCGGCGCTCGGGACGGTGCTGGCGTTGACCGCCGGCTCGCCGCCCCCCGCGCCGGTCCCCGCCGCCGACCCGACGCCCGGGGTCGTCGACAACGCCGGGTTCGAGCAGGGCCTGACCGGCTGGACGGTCACCGGCACGGGCGCCGCCGTGGAGAGCGGCGGGCGCGACGGTTCGCGGCTCACGCACTGGTCGGCGTCGCGGTACCGGGTGAGCACGTCCCAGCGCGTCGAAGGGCTGGCCGACGGCTGGTGGACCGTGAGCGCGTGGGTCAAGTCCGGCGGGCTGGACGCCACGTCGCTGCGGCTGACCGGCTGCGGCGTCGACGACGCCACCACGCTGCCGGGCACCCTGCAGGACGACGCGTGGGTCCGGCTGTCCGTGTCCGCCTACGTGGTCGGCGGGGCGTGCACCATCTCCGTGGACACCGACGGACCCGCGAACGCGTGGGCGAGCGTCGACGACGTCTCGCTCGCCCCCGGGCAGGTGACGCGCGCCATCCGCGGCGGCGACCTGTCCGGGCTGGCCAAGAACGAGGACGCCGGAGCCACCTACGCCTCCGCCACGGGCGCGCCCGGGGACCCCGTGCGGCTGCTCGCCGACGCCGGCATGAACCTCGGCCGGCTGAAGGTCTGGGTCGACCCCGCCGACGGGTACAACGAGGTCACGCACGTGGTCGCCACCGCGAAGCGGATCAAGGCCGCGGGCATGGCGCTGATGGTCGACTTCCACTACTCCGACCGCTGGACCGACCCCGGCGCGCAGGGCGTGCCCGCCGCCTGGGCTACCCATGACGCCGCCCAGCTGGCCGTCGACGTGCACGACCACACCGTCGAGGTGCTCACCGCCCTGAAGTCGGCGGGGATCACCGCGGACTACGTCCAGGTGGGCAACGAGATCAATCCCGGGATGCTGTGGCCGTGGGGGCAGACGTGGGACGTCGACCCGTCGGACGACGTGCCGGGCGCCCAGTGGGACAACCTCGCGGCGTTCCTGACGGCCGGCCACGACGCGGTCAAGGAGGTCTCCCCCACCACCAGGACGATCCTGCACCTGACCAACATCAACAACGGGATCGGCTCCCTGACCTGGTGGTTCGACGAGGTCACCGCGCGCGGCGTGCCGTTCGACGTGATCGGGCTGTCCTACTACGGGTACTGGCACGGGTCGCTGGCGGACCTGCAGGAGGCGGTCACCACGCTGTCCGACCGGTACGACCGCGACGTGGTGGTCGTCGAGACCGCGTACCCGTTCACCCTGGACGACGACACCCCGGCCTGGGAGAACATCCTCAACACCCCCGACGAGCTCGTCGCCGGCTACCCGGCCACGCCGGCCGGTCAGGCCTCCGCGCTGCGGGCCGTGCAGGACGTGGTCGCCTCGGCGCCCGGCGGACGCGGCCTCGGCACCGTCTACTGGGAGCCGGCGTGGACCTCGGTCGCGGGCAACGGCTGGGACCCGGCCGACCCCACGTCCGGGAACGCCTGGGAGAACCAGGCGATGTTCGGGTTCGACGGGCGGCTGCTGCCCGTCGCGGCCGAGCTGCAGGCCGATCCCGTGGCGCCCGCCGCGCGGGCGGCGTCGACCACGTCGCTGCGTGTGGCACGCGGGCGCGGGCAGCACGCGGCCGCGACGGTGGCACACGTGTCGGTCCGGGCGGGCCGCACGGCGCCGACCGGGCTGGTCGTCGTCCGGGACGGCGGCGTCGAGGTCGGGCGCGCACTGCTGCGGGCGCGGGACCGCGGAGCCGTCGACGTCCGGCTCGGTCCGCTCCCTCGCGGCACCCACGTGCTCACGGCGCAGTACGCGGGCGACCTGTCGGTCCTCGGGTCGACGTCCCGACCGCTGACCGTCCGGCGGTAG
- a CDS encoding chromosome partitioning protein: MSDASDGSDGTPVTTKMPDIRAEVRDDGTGEISIDGVVERVRMANLAEAGAAITTRIAALAGTVGRPVPVQVRDPDGVWSLMIHPDGLVDEAPALIDGDGSADGPADRDGSTGAVSSSQQAAFTGGDSAAPSVPATLPPLAEGTPSTPARGPAATRGSTSRPTGASADEDGVPASGGAGGPAATVGTGSGSTPLPTLDDLLAARHPVPASGPAEHGWRAGVRRLTFGVVSPAPGPVERRRRVDSASVRRTLDGPKTVVVINPKGGAHKTTATMLLAATFGLQRGGYTLAWDNNETRGTLGWRSSHADHTRTAVDLLNALPSLGPQGTVRIGDLDGFVRTQPSEQFDVLASDENSASASSVDADSFTALHQVLSRFYRVLVIDTGNNMRASNWQAAVGAADQIVVVSTVREDTAQSAAWALDALRATGHEEAVRRAVTVLSAPEPKVDKDLQKRLRSHFGALTRAVIDVPHDRALVSGGPIDYDSLDLTTRDAWLRVTAVVADGL; encoded by the coding sequence TGCGGATGGCGAACCTCGCCGAGGCGGGTGCGGCCATCACGACGCGCATCGCCGCGCTCGCGGGCACCGTCGGACGGCCCGTGCCCGTGCAGGTCCGCGACCCCGACGGCGTCTGGTCGCTGATGATCCACCCCGACGGCCTGGTCGACGAGGCACCCGCGCTCATCGACGGCGACGGCTCTGCCGACGGTCCGGCCGACCGCGACGGATCCACCGGTGCGGTGTCGTCCTCGCAGCAGGCGGCGTTCACCGGCGGAGACTCGGCAGCGCCGAGCGTGCCCGCCACGCTCCCCCCGCTCGCGGAGGGCACCCCCAGCACCCCGGCCCGAGGACCCGCGGCGACGCGGGGCAGCACGTCCCGGCCGACGGGCGCGTCGGCCGACGAGGACGGCGTCCCGGCGTCCGGTGGCGCCGGTGGCCCCGCCGCGACCGTCGGGACCGGATCCGGATCGACGCCGCTGCCGACGCTCGACGACCTGCTGGCCGCGCGCCACCCCGTCCCGGCCTCCGGTCCCGCCGAGCACGGGTGGCGTGCCGGGGTCCGACGGCTGACGTTCGGAGTGGTCTCGCCGGCACCGGGGCCCGTGGAGCGTCGTCGGCGGGTCGACTCGGCCTCCGTGCGCCGCACGCTCGACGGCCCGAAGACGGTCGTCGTGATCAACCCCAAGGGCGGCGCCCACAAGACGACGGCGACCATGCTGCTGGCGGCCACGTTCGGCCTGCAGCGCGGCGGGTACACCCTCGCGTGGGACAACAACGAGACGCGCGGCACGCTCGGCTGGCGGTCGTCGCACGCCGACCACACCCGCACGGCCGTGGACCTGCTGAACGCCCTGCCGTCGCTCGGTCCGCAGGGCACGGTCCGGATCGGTGACCTGGACGGCTTCGTGCGCACGCAGCCCAGCGAGCAGTTCGACGTGCTGGCGTCCGACGAGAACTCGGCGTCGGCGTCGTCCGTGGACGCGGACTCGTTCACCGCCCTGCACCAGGTGCTCTCCCGCTTCTACCGGGTGCTGGTCATCGACACGGGCAACAACATGCGCGCCTCGAACTGGCAGGCGGCCGTCGGGGCGGCCGACCAGATCGTCGTGGTGTCCACCGTGCGCGAGGACACCGCCCAGTCGGCCGCGTGGGCGCTCGACGCCCTGCGTGCCACCGGCCACGAGGAAGCGGTCCGCCGGGCCGTCACCGTGCTGTCCGCGCCGGAGCCGAAGGTGGACAAGGACCTGCAGAAGCGTCTGCGGTCCCACTTCGGCGCCCTCACCCGCGCGGTCATCGACGTGCCGCACGACCGGGCGCTGGTCTCGGGCGGACCCATCGACTACGACTCCCTCGACCTGACCACGCGTGACGCCTGGCTGCGGGTGACCGCCGTGGTGGCCGACGGGCTCTGA
- a CDS encoding LacI family DNA-binding transcriptional regulator gives MDPTPQPRRRPTIRDVAAAAGVSRGTVSRVINGGHWVSPEALAAVEEAIRTTGYSANQHARSLVTGRSNSVAFLLTEPQHLLFEDPNFSILLRGAAQALALRGMPLLLMVAGTPEEQRQVSTYVGAGHVDGVLAISSHAGNKLLDELVRQGIPMIACGIPLGYEGSVGYVAADDLAGGRRMTRHLLERGRTRVATITGPLDTPGGRLRLEGYRQELGAAYDESLVAHGDYSRDGGAAAMRVLLDRRPDLDAVFVGSDLMAAGALQVLREAGRSVPGDVAVGGFDDSGLAATLDPPLSTMRQPLERISAEMVRLLIEVIEGGEPAAITLPTSLVVRAST, from the coding sequence ATGGACCCCACCCCTCAGCCGCGCAGGCGCCCGACGATCCGTGACGTCGCCGCCGCCGCCGGCGTGTCCCGCGGCACGGTCTCGCGCGTGATCAACGGCGGGCACTGGGTGTCGCCGGAGGCGCTCGCCGCGGTCGAGGAGGCCATCCGCACCACGGGCTACTCGGCGAACCAGCACGCCCGCTCCCTGGTGACGGGTCGCTCCAACTCGGTCGCGTTCCTGCTCACCGAGCCGCAGCACCTGCTGTTCGAGGACCCCAACTTCTCGATCCTGCTGCGGGGCGCCGCGCAGGCGCTGGCCCTGCGCGGGATGCCGTTGCTGCTCATGGTCGCCGGCACCCCGGAGGAGCAGCGGCAGGTCTCGACGTACGTCGGCGCCGGGCACGTCGACGGGGTGCTGGCCATCTCCTCGCACGCCGGCAACAAGCTGCTGGACGAGCTGGTCCGCCAGGGCATCCCGATGATCGCGTGCGGGATCCCCCTGGGCTACGAGGGCAGCGTCGGCTACGTCGCCGCCGACGACCTGGCGGGGGGCCGCCGGATGACGCGCCACCTGCTCGAGCGCGGGCGCACCCGCGTCGCGACGATCACCGGTCCGCTGGACACGCCGGGCGGCCGGCTGCGGCTCGAGGGGTACCGCCAGGAGCTCGGGGCCGCGTACGACGAGTCGCTCGTGGCGCACGGCGACTACTCGCGCGACGGGGGAGCGGCCGCGATGCGCGTGCTCCTCGACCGGCGCCCCGACCTCGACGCGGTGTTCGTCGGCTCCGACCTCATGGCCGCCGGCGCCCTCCAGGTGCTGCGCGAGGCCGGCCGGTCGGTCCCCGGTGACGTGGCCGTCGGCGGGTTCGACGACTCCGGCCTGGCCGCGACCCTCGACCCACCGCTGAGCACCATGCGTCAGCCGCTGGAGCGGATCAGCGCGGAGATGGTCCGCCTGCTGATCGAGGTCATCGAGGGCGGCGAACCCGCCGCGATCACCCTCCCCACGTCCCTGGTGGTCCGCGCCAGCACCTGA